In Paenibacillus sp. BIC5C1, a genomic segment contains:
- a CDS encoding MFS transporter: MKTWKVNLIVLWFGQFLVNSGMTMITPFLSLYLAKDLGVVGEHEIGIWAGFIFAANFLTSFLFQPLWGKLSDKYGRKIMLLRSGFGMAIVIALMGFAQNPWQLLLLRLLNGTISGFNPAAVALISGTTPKDRMGFAMGISQSGQVAGTILGPLIGGLLADAVGFRPIFYITGGLIFAASMLAMFLVREKFDRKEAAKLPEQSVLSGLKELNKSPQLPALFAVTFLLQFAMISPMSLLPLYVQKLHGSDVNVAFWAGLVGAVTGLSNMAMSPILGKLSDRIGSHKVLTFSLIGTGLMLIPQAFVQTVWQLIIVRFMMGVFMGGLLPSVNALIRSYTPDSMISRAFSFNTSTLALGNMLGAVIGGFMAGFIGIEGLFIVSGGLLLLNMVWVRFKLYKKPPLLRES, translated from the coding sequence TTGAAAACATGGAAAGTAAACCTCATTGTGCTTTGGTTTGGACAATTTCTGGTCAACTCGGGCATGACCATGATCACCCCATTTTTGTCCCTTTATCTCGCCAAGGATCTTGGCGTGGTTGGTGAGCATGAGATTGGCATATGGGCGGGATTTATATTTGCTGCCAACTTCCTCACCTCATTTTTGTTCCAGCCTTTGTGGGGCAAATTGTCTGACAAGTACGGCCGAAAAATTATGTTGCTGCGTTCCGGATTCGGGATGGCGATTGTTATCGCCTTGATGGGTTTTGCACAGAACCCGTGGCAGCTCCTTTTATTACGTCTGCTCAACGGTACGATCTCTGGCTTCAACCCGGCAGCAGTTGCGCTGATCTCGGGTACAACGCCGAAGGATCGTATGGGTTTCGCCATGGGTATCAGCCAGTCCGGCCAGGTTGCCGGTACGATTCTGGGTCCGCTAATCGGCGGTTTGCTCGCTGATGCAGTAGGTTTCCGCCCTATCTTTTATATTACTGGCGGACTGATCTTCGCAGCTTCGATGCTCGCCATGTTCCTGGTCAGAGAGAAGTTTGACCGTAAGGAAGCAGCCAAACTGCCGGAACAATCCGTATTGTCCGGTTTGAAGGAACTGAACAAGTCGCCCCAGTTACCTGCATTGTTCGCTGTAACATTCCTGCTGCAATTTGCCATGATCAGTCCGATGTCACTCTTGCCGCTGTATGTACAGAAGTTACACGGTTCGGATGTCAACGTCGCCTTCTGGGCAGGACTTGTCGGTGCAGTCACGGGATTGTCCAACATGGCCATGTCCCCGATTCTCGGAAAGCTCAGTGACAGGATTGGTTCACACAAGGTATTAACATTTTCTCTTATAGGAACAGGGCTCATGCTTATACCTCAAGCTTTCGTGCAGACGGTATGGCAGCTCATCATCGTCCGTTTCATGATGGGTGTGTTCATGGGTGGCCTGCTTCCAAGTGTCAATGCGCTCATTCGCTCCTATACGCCAGATAGCATGATTAGCCGGGCGTTCAGCTTTAATACGAGCACACTCGCATTGGGTAACATGCTTGGAGCCGTAATCGGCGGATTTATGGCCGGGTTCATCGGCATCGAAGGATTGTTCATCGTCTCTGGTGGTCTGCTGCTGCTCAACATGGTGTGGGTGAGATTCAAGCTGTACAAAAAGCCTCCTCTGCTCAGAGAATCATGA
- the hemE gene encoding uroporphyrinogen decarboxylase, giving the protein MSYNDRLIQASFKQQVDRVPVWYMRQAGRYDPEYRKIKEKYSLLEICRQPELAAEVTLMPVRKLGVDAAILYSDIMNPVASLGIDFDIVKNIGPVIDNPIRTAADVDRLRPIDVEGDLSHILETIRILDKELDVPLITFAGAPFTIASYLIEGRPSKGYIRTKTMMYSEPEVWHKLMQKLGDMVITYVRAHIANGGKAFQLFDSWVGALSPNDFRTYVLPTITRIFTELSDLNVPKIYFPGVASGELLPTLHDLQADVIGLDWRVSISEGRKRLGGKFAVQGNLDPYVLTAPMDLIKQHAKLIIDEGIKEPGYIFNLGHGLFPEASLDKLRELTAYIHEYSAEALKTGVTVTND; this is encoded by the coding sequence ATGAGCTATAATGATCGTCTGATTCAGGCCAGCTTCAAACAGCAGGTAGACCGTGTTCCCGTGTGGTACATGCGTCAGGCTGGGCGTTATGATCCCGAATATCGCAAGATTAAGGAAAAGTATTCTTTGCTCGAAATTTGCCGTCAACCTGAGCTAGCAGCTGAAGTTACACTCATGCCGGTACGTAAACTTGGTGTGGATGCGGCTATTTTGTATTCCGATATTATGAATCCGGTTGCTTCACTCGGTATAGATTTTGATATTGTTAAAAATATTGGACCTGTTATAGACAATCCAATCCGCACGGCGGCAGATGTGGATCGTTTGCGTCCCATTGATGTTGAAGGAGACCTGTCTCATATTCTGGAGACGATTCGAATTCTGGACAAGGAACTCGATGTACCCTTGATTACGTTTGCCGGTGCACCGTTTACCATCGCCAGCTATTTGATTGAAGGCCGACCTTCCAAAGGGTACATACGGACCAAAACGATGATGTACAGTGAACCTGAAGTGTGGCATAAATTAATGCAAAAACTGGGCGATATGGTGATTACATATGTCCGTGCACACATTGCGAACGGCGGCAAAGCATTCCAACTGTTCGACAGTTGGGTTGGCGCGCTTTCGCCAAACGACTTCAGAACGTATGTGTTGCCGACGATTACTCGTATCTTTACCGAATTATCGGATTTGAATGTACCGAAAATTTATTTCCCGGGTGTGGCTTCTGGAGAATTGCTGCCAACCCTGCATGATCTGCAGGCTGATGTGATTGGGCTGGATTGGAGAGTATCCATCTCCGAGGGACGTAAACGACTGGGCGGAAAATTTGCTGTACAAGGTAACCTTGACCCTTATGTGCTGACTGCACCGATGGATCTGATTAAGCAGCATGCCAAACTGATTATTGACGAAGGTATCAAGGAGCCAGGGTATATTTTCAATCTGGGGCACGGACTATTTCCTGAAGCATCTTTGGATAAATTAAGAGAACTCACGGCGTATATTCATGAATATTCTGCTGAAGCATTGAAGACTGGGGTGACGGTTACTAATGACTAA
- the hemH gene encoding ferrochelatase — MTNTVGVLVMSYGTPENMESIEAYYTHIRRGRPPEPEQLKELTDRYEAIVGGVFPLRENTDNQVKALQETLNKDGRSNEVEFRCYQGLKHAYPFIEDGVEQMAKDGVQTAIGIVLAPHFSTMSVGSYIKRAREKAEELGIQMSFIESYHLHPKLIQALSTRVSAKLDAFEEAGAKRGDVRVLFSAHSLPARIVDIGDPYPQQLLETSEVIASRLGITNWQFTWQSAGRTAEPWLGPDILDTLQDLAREQVEDVLVAPIGFVSDHLEVLYDLDIEAKAIAKEMDMRLMRIDSLNSDPLYMETLSDVIISQWQQGTDE, encoded by the coding sequence ATGACTAATACAGTAGGTGTACTGGTGATGTCGTATGGCACGCCTGAGAATATGGAAAGTATTGAAGCATATTACACACATATCCGGAGAGGACGTCCACCTGAACCGGAACAACTGAAGGAATTGACCGACCGTTATGAAGCGATTGTTGGGGGTGTGTTCCCTCTTCGGGAAAACACGGATAATCAGGTTAAAGCCCTCCAGGAGACGTTAAACAAGGATGGTCGTTCCAATGAGGTTGAATTCCGTTGTTATCAAGGGTTGAAGCATGCGTATCCGTTCATTGAGGATGGCGTGGAACAGATGGCGAAGGATGGAGTTCAAACTGCAATAGGCATCGTACTGGCACCACATTTCTCCACGATGAGTGTAGGGAGCTATATCAAGCGTGCTCGGGAGAAAGCGGAAGAACTGGGTATCCAGATGTCCTTCATTGAGAGTTATCATCTGCACCCGAAATTGATTCAGGCTCTCTCCACACGTGTTAGCGCCAAATTGGATGCTTTCGAGGAAGCTGGAGCCAAACGCGGGGATGTACGCGTGCTGTTCAGTGCACACAGTCTGCCTGCACGAATTGTAGATATCGGTGATCCATATCCGCAGCAACTGCTGGAGACTTCGGAAGTCATTGCTTCCCGTTTAGGAATTACGAACTGGCAGTTCACGTGGCAAAGTGCAGGGCGGACGGCGGAGCCGTGGCTGGGCCCTGATATTCTGGACACGCTTCAGGATCTTGCTCGTGAACAGGTGGAAGATGTGCTTGTAGCACCGATTGGATTCGTATCGGATCATCTGGAAGTGCTCTATGATCTTGATATTGAAGCCAAAGCGATTGCCAAAGAGATGGACATGCGCCTTATGCGTATCGATTCTCTCAATAGTGACCCACTTTACATGGAAACGTTAAGTGACGTCATTATTAGCCAGTGGCAGCAAGGAACGGATGAGTAA
- the hemY gene encoding protoporphyrinogen oxidase, which produces MDDHKRRVVVVGGGLTGLSAAFYIRKHYREAGVEPVITLVEKSSSMGGMIETLHRDGFVIEKGPDSFLARKTAMIDLAKELEIDHELVSQNPESKKTYIMQRGKLHPMPAGLVLGIPTELRPFLRSGLVSPAGKLRALMDFVIPPRRTTEDESLGYMIERRLGAEVLENLTEPLLAGIYAGDMRRLSLQATFPQFGEVERDYGSLIRGMMTGRKPAETHTGTKRSAFLNFRQGLQSLVHALVHELQDVDQRLNTSVQSLEVQTGDAARYSIQLDNGERLEADDVVITVPTYVASELLQPHVDTAALDAINYVSVANVVLAFEKKDIEHVFDGSGFLVPRKEGRNITACTWTSTKWLHTSPDDKVLLRCYVGRSGDEQNVELPDDALTDLVLKDLRETMGVEAVPIFSEITRLRKSMPQYPVGHLQQIAALRDELGSKLPGVYIAGAGYEGVGLPDCIKQAKEMSVQATQLIDAK; this is translated from the coding sequence ATGGATGACCATAAACGTCGTGTCGTTGTTGTCGGCGGAGGTCTGACCGGCCTAAGCGCGGCATTTTATATCCGGAAGCATTACCGGGAAGCAGGGGTTGAACCTGTCATTACCTTGGTTGAGAAGAGTTCTTCCATGGGTGGCATGATCGAGACGCTACACCGGGATGGATTCGTCATCGAGAAGGGGCCGGATTCTTTCCTTGCCCGCAAAACGGCGATGATTGATTTGGCTAAAGAGCTGGAAATAGACCATGAGCTGGTCAGCCAAAATCCGGAATCCAAAAAAACGTACATCATGCAGCGTGGCAAGCTGCATCCTATGCCGGCAGGACTTGTTCTTGGCATTCCGACGGAGTTGAGACCGTTTCTGAGAAGTGGCCTTGTATCTCCGGCAGGCAAGCTGAGGGCTTTAATGGATTTTGTCATCCCTCCCCGTCGTACAACAGAGGATGAATCGCTCGGTTATATGATTGAACGCCGACTTGGAGCGGAAGTGCTGGAAAACCTAACTGAGCCGCTGCTTGCGGGCATCTATGCAGGTGACATGCGGAGATTGAGTCTTCAGGCAACCTTCCCGCAATTTGGCGAAGTGGAGCGGGATTACGGTAGTTTGATCCGGGGAATGATGACTGGCCGCAAACCGGCAGAGACTCATACGGGAACGAAGAGGAGTGCTTTTCTGAACTTCCGTCAGGGCTTGCAGAGTCTGGTTCATGCGCTTGTCCATGAATTGCAGGACGTGGATCAACGGCTGAACACTTCCGTGCAATCCCTGGAGGTTCAGACTGGAGATGCAGCCAGATATAGCATTCAGCTGGATAACGGAGAGCGTCTTGAAGCAGATGATGTAGTCATTACCGTGCCTACGTATGTTGCATCCGAACTGCTGCAACCGCATGTGGATACAGCGGCTCTGGATGCCATCAATTACGTATCGGTAGCGAATGTTGTGCTGGCTTTTGAGAAAAAGGATATCGAACATGTATTTGATGGATCGGGTTTCCTCGTTCCGCGTAAGGAAGGCCGCAATATTACAGCATGTACATGGACATCAACCAAGTGGCTGCACACCAGCCCGGATGACAAAGTACTGCTTCGTTGTTATGTTGGCCGTTCGGGAGACGAACAGAATGTGGAACTCCCGGATGATGCACTGACGGATCTGGTCCTCAAGGACTTACGTGAAACGATGGGCGTAGAGGCCGTTCCGATCTTCTCGGAAATTACTCGGCTCCGCAAATCCATGCCGCAGTATCCGGTAGGTCATTTGCAGCAGATTGCAGCACTCCGGGATGAACTTGGCAGCAAATTGCCGGGGGTTTACATTGCGGGCGCTGGTTATGAAGGGGTAGGCTTGCCTGACTGTATCAAACAGGCGAAGGAAATGTCAGTTCAAGCTACACAATTGATTGATGCAAAATAA
- a CDS encoding CapA family protein — MYPPRSKRSVQKKKVKRARKRRIWIINLVLIAAIGLVGIYYAVGMQEQRIDPALTETAVNQEPVNEEGPQGGDQVSSPDTDSEEGTTSDEGSEDSDKQVTENSGGKSGEKKPDAADSKANGKTDTGTKKTSDTSASSGSKGSEGTGNETKQPSNSAKDITINFVGDIQFSGKVAELLDKNGYDYPFAKLGNLFKEDDLTIGNLETPVTLGGTGAADKTYVYKSSPKALEAMVSAGFDAVNLANNHILDQGVEGLVDTLTYLDQYGIAHTGAGMNRDEAYAPAYLERKGMKIALLGFSRVVPETSWKAEGNRAGVAETYDSTGAVKAIQEARQKADLVIVVAHWGEERVSTPNNDQTRLAHEFVDAGADLVIGGHPHVLQGVEYYKGKWIAYSTGNFIFSKSTTEETWKTAIFQASCSKDAKCNMKVIPYEAGLGQAIPMVDQANKLLLEQMTQLSPGIRFDANGFATVK; from the coding sequence ATGTATCCCCCAAGATCAAAACGAAGTGTACAAAAGAAAAAAGTGAAACGTGCTCGCAAACGCCGGATTTGGATCATTAATCTGGTATTGATTGCGGCAATTGGACTTGTCGGCATCTATTACGCAGTAGGTATGCAGGAGCAACGAATAGACCCAGCGTTGACAGAAACGGCTGTGAATCAGGAACCTGTGAATGAAGAGGGGCCTCAGGGTGGAGATCAGGTGAGTTCACCTGACACGGATTCGGAGGAGGGTACTACTTCGGATGAAGGATCGGAGGATTCTGACAAACAGGTAACTGAAAATTCCGGCGGTAAGTCTGGTGAGAAAAAGCCTGATGCTGCAGATTCCAAGGCAAATGGAAAGACAGATACGGGAACGAAAAAAACGTCGGATACTTCTGCTTCTTCCGGTTCCAAGGGGAGTGAAGGTACAGGGAATGAGACGAAACAGCCATCTAATTCGGCAAAAGATATAACCATTAACTTTGTTGGGGATATCCAGTTTTCGGGCAAAGTGGCTGAATTGTTGGATAAGAATGGTTATGACTATCCCTTTGCAAAGCTCGGCAACTTGTTCAAGGAAGATGATCTGACCATTGGTAACCTTGAAACTCCAGTAACCCTTGGTGGAACTGGTGCAGCAGACAAAACCTATGTATACAAGTCTTCGCCAAAAGCGCTCGAAGCGATGGTTTCAGCAGGATTTGATGCGGTGAATCTGGCCAACAATCATATCCTGGATCAAGGTGTAGAAGGCTTGGTCGATACGTTAACTTATCTTGACCAATATGGTATTGCGCACACAGGGGCGGGTATGAATAGGGATGAGGCGTATGCACCAGCATATCTGGAGCGCAAAGGCATGAAGATTGCACTGCTTGGATTCAGTCGGGTTGTGCCTGAAACGAGCTGGAAAGCGGAAGGGAATCGGGCAGGTGTTGCCGAGACTTATGATTCTACTGGAGCGGTAAAAGCAATTCAGGAAGCCCGTCAAAAGGCTGATTTGGTTATCGTTGTTGCACACTGGGGAGAAGAACGGGTCAGCACACCGAACAATGATCAGACCCGACTGGCGCATGAATTTGTAGATGCCGGAGCTGATCTGGTCATTGGTGGGCATCCTCATGTCTTGCAAGGGGTAGAGTACTACAAAGGCAAATGGATTGCATATAGTACAGGCAACTTTATTTTCTCGAAATCAACGACAGAGGAAACGTGGAAAACAGCGATTTTCCAGGCGAGCTGTAGTAAGGATGCCAAATGTAACATGAAGGTTATCCCATATGAAGCAGGGTTGGGTCAGGCGATTCCCATGGTAGATCAAGCCAACAAACTTCTGCTGGAGCAGATGACCCAGCTTTCGCCAGGTATTCGTTTTGATGCGAATGGATTCGCAACGGTAAAATAA
- a CDS encoding glycerophosphodiester phosphodiesterase → MNNLCVAHRGFSSIAPENTMAAFLLAMEQPEVQWMELDVQLSRDGVPVVIHDFTFDRTTNGKGLVREKDWADIQQLDAGSWKGKAYKGERVPSLSEVLERSCGKVRLNIELKTQGNMYPGLPAAVIHEVRKRHMQHDVVITSFEPAALVEVKKLAPEFKTGLIIDARPGDLAAVLRQMNCNFLSIGYTNVDKSLMREMRIEGIQVMAWTVDDKTIMKRLAAIDPELMLCTNRPDVWEQAFHETSSRFFRP, encoded by the coding sequence ATGAACAACCTTTGTGTAGCGCACCGTGGTTTTTCGTCCATTGCACCAGAAAATACGATGGCTGCATTTCTGCTTGCCATGGAACAGCCTGAAGTTCAGTGGATGGAGTTGGATGTACAGCTGTCACGTGATGGTGTGCCGGTGGTTATTCATGATTTTACTTTTGATCGGACTACGAATGGAAAAGGATTAGTTCGGGAAAAGGACTGGGCAGATATTCAGCAGCTGGATGCGGGATCTTGGAAAGGAAAAGCTTATAAAGGGGAACGTGTTCCTTCGCTTAGTGAAGTACTGGAACGTTCCTGTGGAAAAGTTCGATTGAATATCGAATTGAAAACGCAAGGGAACATGTATCCCGGTCTGCCAGCAGCGGTTATTCATGAGGTGAGGAAAAGGCATATGCAGCATGATGTGGTCATCACTTCGTTTGAACCTGCGGCTCTGGTTGAAGTGAAGAAACTGGCTCCGGAGTTCAAAACAGGTTTGATTATCGATGCACGGCCAGGGGATCTGGCAGCAGTGCTGCGGCAGATGAATTGCAATTTTCTTTCTATCGGATACACCAATGTGGACAAATCGCTTATGCGCGAGATGCGTATCGAAGGCATTCAGGTAATGGCCTGGACAGTGGATGATAAAACCATCATGAAGCGTCTTGCGGCGATTGATCCGGAGCTGATGTTATGCACAAACCGGCCTGATGTGTGGGAGCAGGCTTTTCATGAAACGAGCAGTCGATTTTTCAGACCATAA
- a CDS encoding fumarylacetoacetate hydrolase family protein — protein MLTNIRNVYCVGRNYKLHAEELGNAVPDEPMIFMKPSHAVVALNSETLQLPATKGEVHYEAELVIQIGRDYEPGMAVDELVDAYAFGIDFTLRDVQTVIKKKGHPWTAAKGFKNSAPITAFQPFPGAQALLEKDFTLTKNGAEVQRGNIRNMIFSLQDIVDYVGHHYGLGSGDVIFTGTPEGVGPTAAGDVLELAWGGDSLGKCTITAAVQ, from the coding sequence ATGCTGACAAACATTCGCAATGTATATTGTGTAGGACGAAATTATAAACTTCATGCAGAAGAATTGGGTAACGCGGTTCCGGATGAACCGATGATCTTTATGAAGCCTTCCCATGCGGTTGTGGCCTTGAATAGTGAAACGCTGCAATTGCCTGCGACAAAGGGCGAAGTTCATTATGAGGCTGAACTGGTCATTCAAATCGGGCGGGATTATGAGCCGGGTATGGCTGTAGATGAGTTGGTTGACGCGTATGCATTTGGGATTGATTTTACATTACGTGACGTACAGACAGTCATTAAGAAAAAGGGACATCCGTGGACTGCAGCCAAAGGGTTCAAGAACTCGGCTCCGATTACTGCATTCCAGCCATTTCCGGGGGCCCAGGCTCTTCTTGAGAAAGACTTTACACTCACCAAGAACGGTGCCGAGGTCCAACGGGGCAATATTCGTAACATGATCTTCAGTCTACAGGACATTGTGGATTATGTAGGTCATCATTACGGACTGGGATCAGGAGATGTCATCTTTACAGGTACACCAGAAGGGGTTGGACCAACGGCAGCAGGAGATGTGCTTGAACTGGCCTGGGGCGGCGACTCCTTGGGCAAATGTACGATTACAGCAGCAGTTCAGTAA